One segment of Setaria viridis chromosome 4, Setaria_viridis_v4.0, whole genome shotgun sequence DNA contains the following:
- the LOC140222619 gene encoding uncharacterized protein yields MDYPKWSYDMKMHLYGLHPSIWEVVVVGMTPPKNGIPTVEQAQDYFRSAQAVRVITGSFCAQEFNKVRSVEVAKVIWDTLKEAHEEIDQVREGKMDLIHGELEHFIMLKEETMRQMFDKLMLLVSNIRSLGSTDWDDHKVTKKMIRAFTPSRQ; encoded by the coding sequence ATGGATTATCCCAAGTGGTCATATGACATGAAAATGCATCTCTACGGGCTTCACCCTTCTATTTGGGAAGTTGTGGTTGTAGGTATGACTCCACCCAAGAATGGTATACCAACAGTCGAGCAAGCTCAAGATTATTTCCGTAGTGCACAAGCCGTAAGGGTCATCACCGGCTCTTTTTGTGCTCAAGAGTTCAACAAGGTCCGCTCCGTTGAGGTTGCCAAGGTGATTTGGGATACACTAAAGGAGGCACATGAGGAGATCGATCAAGTTAGAGAAGGAAAGATGGACTTGATTCATGGAGAGCTAGAGCATTTCATCATGCTTAAGGAAGAAACCATGAGACAAATGTTTGATAAACTAATGCTCCTTGTGTCGAACATTAGATCTCTTGGAAGCACGGATTGGGATGATCACAAAGTCACCAAGAAGATGATTAGAGCTTTCACTCCAAGCCGGCAGTAG